The genomic interval CTTGTCGCGGGGCGGTTCATCAGCCTGTCACTGCTCCGGTCTGTTCCTCCCGGCTGTCCCCTCGATCCCCACGTGCGTGACGAAAAACCGGGTGGCGCGGGCCGCGGCGCAGGCAATGCCGGCGGCGAAGGCGCGCATCTCGCGGAACGTGTACCCGGCGTGCAGGGACTCGCGGTACATCTTCTTCATCAGCTTGTCGTAACCCATGCCGAACAGGCTCACGTACAGGGCCACCAGGGGCGCGGGCGGGCGGCGCAGGTCGCGGATCAGGAACGGGCTGCCCGGTGCGGTGACCCGGGCGATCTCGCTCAGGCTGGGGCGCGGGTCGGCCAGGTGGTGCAGTGTGCTGTGGGTGAAGGC from bacterium carries:
- a CDS encoding class I SAM-dependent methyltransferase, which codes for AFTHSTLHHLADPRPSLSEIARVTAPGSPFLIRDLRRPPAPLVALYVSLFGMGYDKLMKKMYRESLHAGYTFREMRAFAAGIACAAARATRFFVTHVGIEGTAGRNRPEQ